The genomic segment CACATAGTCAAACTTCACCTTCCACCGCACCACGTTCTTGCCCACCTCCACGGCTGTGACACGGCCTGTGTACCACTCCCTGTTCACACGCACCTCCACATGCAGCCCTTTATCTGAGAGTGGGGATTGGGTTGGAGTCAGAAAATTAGACtagagccccccctcccccgcccacccccccaaGCCAGGACCATTTCAGGAAAGGTCGTCCCAGGTTCACAGGGACAAGAACCCCTTGGAGCTTGACCCCACTATGCCAGGGACATTGGAGCCCAGCCACCTGGTCTCCTTTCCCATCTGTCATGAGGGTGCCAGAGAGCAGAAAGGTAACTGACTGCCAGGGGTGAACACCAAGGAACTGATGCTAAAAATAAACCTAAGGGTGTGCTAGCCTCAGAACTCTCAGAATGAGACCAGAAACCATTGTCACATGAGAGTCCAGAGCCAGGAAAGCCTTCTTGAGCCTCCGGGATAAGGTGTTGCTGGCCAAGGGGCCACTTCCCCACAGGGGCCACTTCCCCACAGGGGCCAGGCACTCCCTGAACTCACCTTTCTGAGCGCTCTTGACATCACCTGAGTCCTCTTCCCCAGCACTGTCTGAGAGCTGCAAGAACAGAGTCTGTCAGAGGCACTGCCAGTGTCTCTGAAGAGCAGGCAGTCTGCCCAGGGTCCTCAGCAGTCACCTCAAGTCTTCTCATGTAGCCGTTTAAATCACCAGGCCTCACTGGGAGCCGCTCTCTACACAACTACGTTAAGTGTCTACACGTCTGCCTCTATGTAAACCTCAATAAACAAGATAACGGCAAGGAGCAGAACATCACAGATCTGCATCGGTGTGACCTCAGGCCTGTGATCCAGCCAGTCTCACTCACAATCCTACCTGGCACTGTTGTTTCTAGTCATCACTGTGACTGGGAGTCCTTCAGAGATGGGCTTCTGGATGGCTCACAACTGCAGGTGGTGAGCAGGGACCCAGGGGCGGGAAGAGGCTGAGAACCTACCTCATTCaagtcctttttttcctccttcacagcAAACTTGCCCCGCTTGGACcgctccttcctcctctcagccTCTTCCTCCACTTCTTCCTCATCAGAGACCCCAAGACTGCGCTTCCGACTAGGAGTGGCCTACAGCAAGAGGAAAGGGAGCACAAGGGACCCTGTCAGCCCTGGAGGTGCTAGAAGATCCCTTCTGGCCTAAAAGAGCCATTCAGGGAGGGGTCTGCGTGTCTCAGTCCCCGCCAGGCTGGGCTCCTGACAGTACTGGGTATATAGCAACCCCCAACTCTGCATCTGCAAGGACTCTGCTCAAGGCTGTCTCAGGGATCCTCTGAGTTCattccccactgagccacaccaacCACTGCTGCAGTCCACCAAGGCTGCCACCAGGCTGCCAATCTCTGCACAGCATGAGAAGCCGGTGGTGACTCAAGGTTGCAGAGGACCAACACTCACAGAGGGCCTCAGAGCGCTCCCTGGACAGGAAACCAACAAGCTCTGTGCCCTCAAGAGTCTGTTCTGCTATCAGACTCCTCCACAAGGGCAGCAGGGAAGCCTGATCTCTGCCCCTTGGCTGCCCACCCCAGCAGGTACTGCCCGACTCACCGGGGAGAGTTTACTGGGCGGCTCTGGCTTCTTGACCACTGGAGTTCTAATGGCTCTGGGAGCAGGGACTTCCCGAGGGCCCTTGGAGTTGGGCAGCAGAGATGGTGATGGTGGCTGCACTAGAGGGGCAGGCCGGGCCACAGTCTTGACTGCAGCATTAGCAGGCTTTCGGGGCACCTCAGGTGGCTGGAGCAGCCTAGAAGTACTGGCCTCTTCCCGGGCTGCCACGGCAGGAGGCTTTGGGGCGCTGCTGACAACAGGAGCCTTtcggggctggctggctggcctgggagcttgCAGGGAAGGGGGTCTGCTTGGGGCATTCTTGATCACAGCAGGTAAAGGTGGCGACCGAGGACGCTGAGGTCTACGTGCAGGTTCCTGAAAGAGGCCCAGAGAAAGTGAAGACACAGATCCCAGCATGAGACAGACACCTCAAGAAAAGCCCCTCACCTGCCCCAGCTTTACCTCAGTGGAAGGTCTGGTGGTCACTTCCAAGGGCAATTTCTTCAGGTCGGCTTGGGAGCGGATGGGTGTGGTTTTCTGCAGAGTAAACATGATGGTGAGGCTGTCTGCATATCTTGGTACATTCAAGCCAGCTTCCTGGATCCCCAGTCTGGGACAGttggtaaataagaaaaaaaatctgggccACAGTCCTACTATACAAGCCTCCCATTCTCACTGGGGAAACAAAAATTCACAGACACTAAACCACTAACAAATTACAGCATTCTGTGATTAATCCAACAATTCAGAGACTGGGGAAAAATGGACCAAACTCTtacaaaacaagccaaaaaagCCTGGAGATCCCTGATGTACAACGCCAGAAAAGACAGGTAGGATTCAGCAGACAGGGAAGCCTACATACGATGGTTGAGTTAGAGAACATCTGCCTGTGCAGAAGCCAAAAGGGAAAAGCTTTTGTAGTAAGTATGAAAGGGTTGATGCTATGCATATATCTAAAAAACAACCTGACAAATCaattaaggaaaaatttaaagcaacaaaaatataagagaataagcagtcctaaaaaaaagacatgtgggaaaaaaaaattaattttagaaacatGAAATTCAAATGATAAGAAGCATAACTTTGCTTATCAATtttgcaaaaacatttaaaaataaatgtactgcTGGTAAAAAACAATATAATACATTTTCTGGAAGATAATTtggaaatagttttttaaaaaaccccacagaattcTAGAATTCTCTTACTCTTTCAAATTCACTTCTGGAAAACCATCCCCCCAAAATAATCACGCACTaaaaaatagtgtgtgtgtaAGATATGACACAAATGTCATGATCTCcgtatttctaattaaaaatatatgcatttatgtgCACGGAGCAGTCATAAAAAGTTGGAAGGATATGCAGTCAATGGTGATTACCTCtaaaggcatttattttctagagtttcaaaaattctaaatgaagtgGACTTGTTtgtaatatataaacaaaaaaattttttggaggttcctaggctaagggtccaatcagagctacagctgccggcctacaccacagccacagcaacaccagatccttaacccactaagcaagtacaggggtcgaacccacaacctcacggttcctagttggatctgtttctgctgcaccacaacgggaactccctaaaaaaattttttttaaagaatgatcaAGGCATACTCAAGAACTAGTGTGCCTGCAAGCTGGGGTCTGAAAGCACTGGCAGCACTCACGGTAAGAGGAAGGTGAAACTGAGTCTGATGGAACGGGGAGCCACTGAGGGTTCCTGCCCCATCTGCCCACCGCTCATGACCCGCACACCTGCAGGGCCTCCAGCTTTTCCTGCTGCTGGCGAATTTTCTCTGTCAGttgtttctgcttctcttcctgggTTTTCAGGTCCTTTCTCAATGTCCCCAGGGGAACCTTCTGCTTCTGTTCAGAAGCCTCACACCTGTAGGGAGACAGTGCTAGGGAGGGCGTAGCAAGACAGCTCCAAGTAGGGCAggtccttcctcctctgccaacCATGCTTTCTCACCACAGCAACCTCAGAGTTCTCAAATGTACAATTAATACTCACTTCAGGATGCGTTTCTTATTTCCAGGCACTTAACTATGTACAGCAAGACAGAGATGTAAGGGTATGAGCACTGACCTCAAGAAGCAcagtggaagagagaaaaaagtacaGGGAGGTGGGAAGATGCCCACAAACTCCTTATAAGAGAAAGTGCTCACCGGTCCTGCTCAGGATCAGGGTTCATGGAGCAAACCCAGGTGTCAGGGTACTCTTTTTCCACAGAACTCAGCTGGAAGGGGAGGGTCCGCCACTTCAGACACAAATCTGTGACACCAAAAACACCCCCACAAAATAATCATCAGCCGTGCCCAACAATCAGGCTCCTTCCAGCCCAGCTCAAGGCAGAGAAGTAAAAATCCCTAGGCTGGCTCTAGCTCTGCCTTCCTCACAGAACAGTGACTCTTCTCAGGGACAGTGATTCAGTAAGGATAGAAACTTTCTATCTTAGACACTCAGCAGTCCCAACCCCTCTCTCCTCCAACAGGATCCTGGCTCAGTCATGACTTACACTTCTATCAATGTGGTACCAAACTAAGTGAGACCTGGCAGGTTAGACCTCCTGACTCATTCAGAAGGAACAGGTGGGCACAGCTTGCAGGGCCATCACCAAACAGACTTGGATCCCCACTGGGACATAAGTCAGGAGGCCAGCATGGGGACTAGCATGGAAAAGAGTCAGGAAGGGGTTCTGACCCGCAACTCACCACACTGGATGGTGGTTGGGATTTCCATAGCTCTCCGCCGTTTGTAGCGCAGCTCACTGGATGGGGGCTGGTTCCAGTTAGCAGAGAGGTAGCCAAACTCATCCCAAAACTTGATGATTCCCCGCTGGGCTGGAAGGCAAAAACCCACACACACGTGAGGAAGCAGCCCTCTCTGGCAGTGAGATACTCAAGGCTCTAGGTGAAGGGCCGTTACCAATGGCGATGTCCTTCCAGTACTGCGCCAGGTGCTCCCCCATCGCCCGCAGCAGGTGCCGGTACTCTTTGGCATCAGCAAAGTCCTGCTTGTTGTGCGTTGGCTCTAGGACCAGGTAGGGCACATCAACAACCCCAACGACCCCGCCACATGCCCTGCAGGAGAAGAAGACACCATGCTGTCACCCCCACTGGCCACAACCCTCCCACTGTCCACCCTGGGCTAGAAGCTCTCCTTGAGCAGGCACTCACATGCCCCCTTCCAGCTGTGGGCCCACTTTCTCATACATCTTGATCAGGCGGCTACAGTTGTAGATGAACATGCCGTCCAGGTCCCGGTGTTCTATGTTGACCCCAAAAACAAAGTTCAGTTCTTTGGGTTCTTTAAGTGCTCTgagaagacaaaagataaattcaAGCAGATCAATCCATTAACACACAAACACCAAGGTGTCTAAGATGCTTTAAGCTTAAGCATAAACTTGAGACACTTAAGTTCTGTACTTGCATTCAAGAAGTAACCTTTTAGACTTAATAAGGATATGCACTGTAGAATCACAATGAGCTCCCTTGTTAAAAGTGTATGACTTTATTAGCTTTTGCCTTCAAAACAGGGATCGATTTAAGTATGATAGAATCCTGTGAAGCTGCCGTGAATCTCTGCAAAGAAAATTATCCAGTGGAATAAAGGTAATTTGCATAATCATTCCACTAATGGGacagtaattaattttaaaaagacaaaaattcctggagttcctgtcgtggcctagtggttaacgaatccaactaggaaccatgaggttgtgggttcaatccctggccttgctcagtgggttaaggatctggcgttgccgtgagctgtggtgtagatcgcagacgtggctcggatcccacgttgctgtggctctggtgtagactggcagctacagctccgactcgacccctagcctgggaacctccatatgccgtgggtgtggctctagaaaagaccaaaaaaaaaaggcaaaaattcctAAGAACAATAAACATGTATGTGAGAGAAGAAACAATCGTGGGATAAGTGTCAACAAAattgtggaaaataaaaagcacataatCAGTGGATAGACTTACAGGGAAAAAACTCAAAACTTATGCCTGTGGCAAGGAGGTCAAGAAGCAACCAGGAATTCGGGCCCATAGCCTGGAGTCTCCCGACATGGAGGGAGACACAGGTCATGTAATGAGCCGGGAAAAATGCCCAGTCTAGATGCAAAGGAAGGAACTCAACCCACAGCATTACGCCACACTGTAACCAGGGATACAAAATCAAGAGTCGATATTACTGGATGGGGAAACTACAAGAGAGTTTACGATTATAATTCTTAAACGCTCTATATTTTACAAGTTGTatacaatgaatattttatataaatatgctttaaataaaaaggggggaaaaaggaaagttAGAGGGaaaggatggggaaggggagagagagggtggggagaaagagaagggaaggaagggggagaaggaggaaggaaggaaggaagggagggagggagggaggaggggtgagaTGGCCACCAGTAAGGCTTGGAATCCAGCTCAAGGTGTGGGTTCTACCTGCCTTGTCCTGGCTCAAAAGGGAACTAAGTTGGAGGGAATCCCTCTTGTGGTGGGCATTTCACAAGCATTTGGGGTCACAACACTAATGTCTTTCTCAAAAGAACCTGTGTGCAACGGAATGGCAACCTCACAGGCTAGGGAGGAATTCCTCAAGCTCTTTAACTGTCAATAATCAGTACAAAAGCTCATAATTTTTTAAGACCCAAGGTCAGCCCAGGCACTCACCGCTGCTTGGCCTCCTTGATGCGCTTCTTGACGTCAGCTTCTCTGCGCAGGGTAATGGCTGTGTTCTGGACCTGTCGCAACATCACCTGGAAACATAGACCAGTCCTTAGTAAGAAGGTACTCTGGGCCACAGCAAGTGGTATAacaacacaggcaaaacatttaaaatatctcattttaagTCATGTGGATGCAAAATCAGAGCTGGAAATTGACTTCCAGAGAAAAGGGCCCTCACTGGGGACAAACTCAAAAGCTGAGGTTTACTTGACCAGACTCACTGACATGAAGGAGAAAACACCCCAAACTGAAACAACAGGTGTGTGTCACACAGGAAGGGTTGGAAAACTGCCCTGACCCTtactactgtgtgtgtgtgtgtgtgacctgtGGCTAGTGACACTCTTCAACTTCTTCCTATAAACTGAGGATACCATCCATCTCATATGGCTGCTGGGGTGCTGAAAGGGTAAGCTACGATTCTGCCATAAGGTGTGTTCAACAGTAATTATGGAAACATCATCACATCCTACTTTTCAGCTTCAAGGCCAGGGGTTCATGACTGGCTAAGACAGGCCAGCAGTGCTAGAGAAGAGCTGCAGGTCTGGGGCCTCACCCTAGAGTCCCGTGTGAGGTCTCCACCCAGGCGCACTTCCAACGTCCGAGCTTTGCTCTCCGCCTCCCTCGCCTTCTCTTCAGCTGAAACCCAGAAGAAACCATGATAAGAACtcaaaggggggagttcccattgtggtgcaggggaaacaaatccaactaggaaccacgaggttatgggttcgatccctggcctcactcagtgggttaaggatccggtgttgccctgagctgcggtgtaggttgcagatggggctcagatctggcattgctgtggctgtggtgtaggctggtagctatagctccgactggacccctagcctaggaaacttcatatgccacaggtgtggccctaaaaagcaaaaaaaaatactcaaagggGCAAAACTAAGTCATCCCTCCTGGACCCCAGAGAGCAGTCCCCAGTGAGGAAGACATGTATTcagttgtgggggggggggcacgctgGAAGAGCAGCCACCCTGCTTGGAAAGCCCCAAGGAAAACATACAGGCTGTTCGAACTTTACAAATGAATCAGAACAGATCAAAAACTGCCTAAGGCAACCAGAGATTCTCCTCAGGCAGCCAAGATTTGTCAGCATGAGAGACCTTGAGATTCTTGCCCTGGGGTCAAGAAAACCAATTTCACAAGTATTTGTGCCAGAGGACAGTGTGGGAGTCTTCAGAGAGACAGACTTTGCTTTATATAAGAGCCTATAAATGGCTGGAGGAGCCTGGGGAGAAAAACTGCTGAGGGGACTGGAACTCAGAGGGAGGGGTGCAAGGGAATTGGATCAAACTTCCATATGAAGTTTCTATACCCCTGCATGCTGGATGGAGCTCTGGCCTGGATCCTGCTTTTGCCACAAGCGATGTTCCCCGgataacccccccacccccacccccgccaagccCTCCTGCCCAGGGGGATTATTACCAATCCGTGCCACGTGCTCAGCTTTCTTCACCTCCTGCTCTGCACGTGTCTTGAACCGGCTTGACGTGTACTTGTACAtcctgggggttggggtggggggaagtaaCCTGAGCAGCAGGGAGGCATGGCAGCAACTGTTCTGGCCCCTCTTGATGACTCAAAGACAAGCTTACTTTAGCAAAAAGACTCAAATCCCTAATCCACTTGCCCCTTGCCTCCTGCTCCACCTCTGAAAAGCAACTTCACTACTCACCTGGTGTGTTATTGATCCCACAGTAGAAACCAACCTCAGCAACCAGCCAGTGCCCCTGCTTTCCTGGGTGGTGTCTAAAGGTCCCCTGGCCGTGCAGCTGAGAGACTCAGACagctcactgtgccaggctgggaccCTCCATCTCACAGGAGGCAAACTGAACAAGCCTCAGCAGCCAACCTCCATAGCCATCAGccacctccatccctccctcagaCCCACTAGTTTGTCCATAGTAAATCGCAAGCAACTTAAAGGTCCAAAAGCAGTCAACATTGTTGGAGACTCTTATCTGTCATCACTCCAACTCTGCCCCCGAGACGGTCTATCCTTGCTTGGCCCAAGGGAAACAGAAGGCCTACCTGGGCTTGTACAAGCAGCAGGAGAGCCTCTTGGTCTGGACCTTGTGCCCGTGGATGAAGATCCTCATCCGGGGATCAATGTAGAGCACGGCAGCATAGGCACGGAAGGAGCGGCGCTCTGGCTTCCTGCGGGGGCGGGGAGAGGTGCTGTGGCCCGCCCCACCACTGGCCCAACCAAGGGTCCAGTTGGACCGCCTCTCTGCAGGCCCTCCACCTTTCCATCTCCCACCTTGGCTTCCCTTGCTGCCCTGAGGGGTGCTTCCTCTGTGTGGGCACTACACCCTACCTCCTCATGTCCCCGGTAAAGACACCAGACCTGGTCCCACAGCTGCCCCACCACAGACCTGAGAATCCCTCCTCTGGCTCCAGGCCTCACTCTCCTCCTCTGTTTACTTAAGGAGCTGAGGCAAGGGCTCATGAGTCTTTCCATCTGGATTAGCTGAGGACCTGCTATCCTTCCATTCATCCCTTCTGCTTTGTGGCACGAAGAGTGGGGTTCTCAGCTTGACCAACTGAGGAATTCAGGGAACCAGCTTGCCCCTCTGTCCCTCAAGTCACCTCCCTTTTCTCCGCTCCCAGCTACACTCACGTGCCCTCCGGGGAGGTCTCTGCCATCTGGATATCTCTTGGATTTGAGATTATGTCTAGCTCTGGCTCTCCGTTATCCATGAGCTTGAGGTTGAAGATGATGACCAGCGTTCCTAAAACATCAAACAAAAATCATGCTTTCGTTCTTCCAGGTACCCCCAGCCAATCCCCACACCATTCATGGCTCTGGAGTGCCCAAATTCTAGGTCTGCGGGATAAAAGCCTCCTTACCGCTGTCCCCAGGAATCTTCATGAACTGAGCCATCACTTCCTCTTCATTGCGGAAGGGAGAGTACTTGTAGATGAGTTCTGTCTCAATGGCAAACTTCTCCACGTTGTCTGTGACAGGTTCCCGGGTCCGAGCATTCCAGGTAGGCAATGGGACTATCACCTTTGGAGGAAGCACAGGCAGATGCTTTGAAGGAGGCCCCAGAACAGCCTTCCCCAAAATGTGCATCCATCCTGTTCCTCCCCACAGTGGCTCCACACTGCCCCAGAGGCTCTATGGCTTCCATCCCTTCCCAAGAGTCAACCTCAGATGGCTAGGTCCTCTGAAGTATGCTGGGTTTTGGCCTGGAAATCTCTGCATGAGCAGTTTCCTGCTTGGGATGCCCCTGGTCACTTTCCCAATTTGGTAATAATTCTACTCTCCCactaaggaaaatatatttgcaattatCTAGTGAATctgaagacacacacaaacataacTTATGACTCAGCTATTCCACTCCCAAGTATATATTCCAGGAGAAACTCTTGCACATACTTACCGACAAACATGTAAGAATACAAATACCCATGACAGAGTGGAAAAATTAAACTATTAGTGTAGGTATTACAATGCAACACTGTGCAGtgatgaaaatgaacaaaataagagcCATTAGCATCCACACAAATGACTCTCACAATATTTCATGAAAGcagccagatttaaaaaaaaaaattccttaagatttcctgttgtggctcagtggaaataaatgtgACTAGCACtggtgaggacataggtttgatatcagactttgctcagtgggttaaggatctggcattgccgtgaaccgtAATGTAGGCTGCTGAtgggctcagacctggtgttgctgtgactgtggcacaggctagcagctcagctctgattcgacccctggcctgggaacctccacacctCGGGTgggcacccaccccacccccgagaaaaaaataaatttaaaaaaaattaaaaattaaaaaataaaatccggagttcccgttgtggcgcagtggttaacgaatccgactaggaaccatgaagttgcaggttcgatccctgcccttgctcagtgggttaagaatccagtgttgccgtgagctgtggtgtaggttgcagacgaggctcggatcccccgttactgtggctctggcgtaggccggtggctacagctctgatttgacccctagcctgggaacctccatatgccgtgggagcggctcaagaaaaggcaaaaagacaaaaaaaaaaaaaaaaagcccacacagTATGagtccatttacataaaattcttaaGTAGGCAAAACTAAACTATTACTCAAGAACACATACATGAAtcacacaaatataaaaaaaaacaaggaaacggTCATCATCAAGGAGGTTCCCGCAGAGGTGCAGCGAGGAATACAACTAGTGGCTACATGGATGTTTGCTTTATATTCACTCAACTGTACAAATTATAATATCCTCTCccatatatatgaaatttaatcTTATGTctaagtaaacttttaaaaaatcctaccCATTCTTCAAAAACCCCACCTTAAAGGCCACTTCCTCAGAGGCCCCACTTgtacccctcccctcccccactcgtGGCCTGGGAATCCCTCTGCAGAGCAAACCAGCCCAGGCACCTCAGAGGTTTCACAACAGGCAGCCCACCCTGAGGAAAAGGAGACTCTATTTTAACAGGTGCTGGAGTGATAAACGCTCCAGCATTCTGAGACACTTCCCTGGTTTCTAAGAAGCTTTGTGCCTATAGTATTTGGCCCTGGGGCTAGTTTGGATACATTCCTACCCAGCAGAAAATGATCTTATTTTGAAATCTTGGCTGGGTTCACACTAGAGTACAATCCAAAACAGTGACCTTCTAGCACCAAGTAAGGAAAAAATTTCAACCTAGCTTTTTCACCAGGGGAATTGAGTTCCATTTGTGTTCTATGAATGTGTGCCTCACGCTACACCtcctgttctccatagcagttcCAGGTGACAATGGCACCACTTCAACCCGTGGGCATGCATTTCATCTGGCAGCACCCCACCAGGGGTGCACTTCTTTACTTTCATTGTTACTGCTCCCCTTGTTTACCTCCCACCCTTCTGGCCAGGCCACCTCCTTTGGTGCTTCCCCACCTCGCCAGCCTTTACATGTGGGCACCCAAAACCCTAGGACCCCTTCTCACCCCACATGCTCTTTTAGGAGAGTCCATTTGCTACAAAGAACCCCCAGGTCCCCAAGCCTTCCCCCAGCTCCAGACCCAGCCTTAACTTTATGTGTCCAGGGCCAAAGTTACACACTTCCCCTCCAAACTAGCCCCTTTTCCATTCTCCCCAGGTCCAGACGGGCTGCTTACCCCACCTGCCATCCCAAAACCTCAGTCATCTAagacccctcccttcccctcttcacTGACTAAACACCAAACCTGTGGTCCCAAGAGGTGAAGGCCACTCCTGTTCCTCTCACCTCCCAGCTGCACATCACGCCAGgccacacacagccacacacatcCCCCACCCAACCTTTCCAATCCAACCACCGCACAAGAACCAAACTGATCTTTTTCAAAGAGAATCTGATAACGCCACACCcttgtttaatttctctttagTAGCTGCTTTCAATAAAAtccctcaccaccaccctcccacccccgcagCCCTGAGCTCAAGCCTGACCTGACCTGCCTTTCCTGATCTACAGAGGACACCACCTCTCATCAGGTTGCCCCTGTGCCCAAGTCCCTCCCCATAGCCCCCACCAGCTCTCATGGCCATTTCTAATAATGTCCACCCCTCCTCTCACTATCCTAGGTCCATCAGGAAACATTTCTGAAAACCCAGGCAGGGACTAAATCTTCCTGCCCCCTTTCCCGGGAGACCGTCTGGCTGGAGCACTTCTCTCACTCTACCAAAAAGGCAAGCAAATCCACCAGATTACCAAGTAAAGACGGCAGAAAGAAAGCCTTTCATTCCCAACATGAACTGATTTGCTAAGATTTAGGTGCACATCTAAACAAGGCCAGCACcagtttacttttctttcttttttctttttacagtcacacctgaggcatatggaagttcccaggctaggctgaatcagagcttgcagcttcagcctacaccacagttacagaaaaactggatctgagctacatctgcaacctatgccatagcgtgcagcaacactggatcctcaa from the Phacochoerus africanus isolate WHEZ1 chromosome 15, ROS_Pafr_v1, whole genome shotgun sequence genome contains:
- the MORC2 gene encoding ATPase MORC2 isoform X7, with translation MAFTNYSSLNRAQLTFEYLHTNSTTHEFLFGALAELVDNARDADATRIDIYAERREDLRGGFMLCFLDDGAGMDPSDAASVIQFGKSAKRTPESTQIGQYGNGLKSGSMRIGKDFILFTKKEDTMTCLFLSRTFHEEEGIDEVIVPLPTWNARTREPVTDNVEKFAIETELIYKYSPFRNEEEVMAQFMKIPGDSGTLVIIFNLKLMDNGEPELDIISNPRDIQMAETSPEGTKPERRSFRAYAAVLYIDPRMRIFIHGHKVQTKRLSCCLYKPRMYKYTSSRFKTRAEQEVKKAEHVARIAEEKAREAESKARTLEVRLGGDLTRDSRVMLRQVQNTAITLRREADVKKRIKEAKQRALKEPKELNFVFGVNIEHRDLDGMFIYNCSRLIKMYEKVGPQLEGGMACGGVVGVVDVPYLVLEPTHNKQDFADAKEYRHLLRAMGEHLAQYWKDIAIAQRGIIKFWDEFGYLSANWNQPPSSELRYKRRRAMEIPTTIQCDLCLKWRTLPFQLSSVEKEYPDTWVCSMNPDPEQDRCEASEQKQKVPLGTLRKDLKTQEEKQKQLTEKIRQQQEKLEALQKTTPIRSQADLKKLPLEVTTRPSTEEPARRPQRPRSPPLPAVIKNAPSRPPSLQAPRPASQPRKAPVVSSAPKPPAVAAREEASTSRLLQPPEVPRKPANAAVKTVARPAPLVQPPSPSLLPNSKGPREVPAPRAIRTPVVKKPEPPSKLSPATPSRKRSLGVSDEEEVEEEAERRKERSKRGKFAVKEEKKDLNELSDSAGEEDSGDVKSAQKDKGLHVEVRVNREWYTGRVTAVEVGKNVVRWKVKFDYVPTDTTPRDRWVEKGSEDVRLMKPPSPEYQSPDTQQEGGEEEEEAAVAQQAVAMVEPSTSDCIRIEPDTTAPSTSHETIDLLVQILRNCLRYFLPPSFPISKKELSAMNSEELISFPLKEYFKQYEVGLQNLCHSYQSRADSRAKASEESLRTSERKLRETEEKLQKLRTNIVALLQKDIDINTDDELDAYIEDLITKGD
- the MORC2 gene encoding ATPase MORC2 isoform X5, with the translated sequence MAFTNYSSLNRAQLTFEYLHTNSTTHEFLFGALAELVDNARDADATRIDIYAERREDLRGGFMLCFLDDGAGMDPSDAASVIQFGKSAKRTPESTQIGQYGNGLKSGSMRIGKDFILFTKKEDTMTCLFLSRTFHEEEGIDEVIVPLPTWNARTREPVTDNVEKFAIETELIYKYSPFRNEEEVMAQFMKIPGDSGTLVIIFNLKLMDNGEPELDIISNPRDIQMAETSPEGTKPERRSFRAYAAVLYIDPRMRIFIHGHKVQTKRLSCCLYKPRMYKYTSSRFKTRAEQEVKKAEHVARIAEEKAREAESKARTLEVRLGGDLTRDSRVMLRQVQNTAITLRREADVKKRIKEAKQRALKEPKELNFVFGVNIEHRDLDGMFIYNCSRLIKMYEKVGPQLEGGMACGGVVGVVDVPYLVLEPTHNKQDFADAKEYRHLLRAMGEHLAQYWKDIAIAQRGIIKFWDEFGYLSANWNQPPSSELRYKRRRAMEIPTTIQCDLCLKWRTLPFQLSSVEKEYPDTWVCSMNPDPEQDRCEASEQKQKVPLGTLRKDLKTQEEKQKQLTEKIRQQQEKLEALQKTTPIRSQADLKKLPLEVTTRPSTEEPARRPQRPRSPPLPAVIKNAPSRPPSLQAPRPASQPRKAPVVSSAPKPPAVAAREEASTSRLLQPPEVPRKPANAAVKTVARPAPLVQPPSPSLLPNSKGPREVPAPRAIRTPVVKKPEPPSKLSPATPSRKRSLGVSDEEEVEEEAERRKERSKRGKFAVKEEKKDLNELSDSAGEEDSGDVKSAQKDKGLHVEVRVNREWYTGRVTAVEVGKNVVRWKVKFDYVPTDTTPRDRWVEKGSEDVRLMKPPSPEYQSPDTQQEGGEEEEEAAVAQQAVAMVEPSTSDCIRIEPDTTAPSTSHETIDLLVQILRNCLRYFLPPSFPISKKELSAMNSEELISFPLKEYFKQYEVGLQNLCHSYQSRADSRAKASEESLRTSERKLRETEEKLQKLRTNIVALLQKVQEPWLHSILTRRAGGGAAARASSQPDPRT
- the MORC2 gene encoding ATPase MORC2 isoform X8 gives rise to the protein MAFTNYSSLNRAQLTFEYLHTNSTTHEFLFGALAELVDNARDADATRIDIYAERREDLRGGFMLCFLDDGAGMDPSDAASVIQFGKSAKRTPESTQIGQYGNGLKSGSMRIGKDFILFTKKEDTMTCLFLSRTFHEEEGIDEVIVPLPTWNARTREPVTDNVEKFAIETELIYKYSPFRNEEEVMAQFMKIPGDSGTLVIIFNLKLMDNGEPELDIISNPRDIQMAETSPEGTKPERRSFRAYAAVLYIDPRMRIFIHGHKVQTKRLSCCLYKPRMYKYTSSRFKTRAEQEVKKAEHVARIAEEKAREAESKARTLEVRLGGDLTRDSRVMLRQVQNTAITLRREADVKKRIKEAKQRALKEPKELNFVFGVNIEHRDLDGMFIYNCSRLIKMYEKVGPQLEGGMACGGVVGVVDVPYLVLEPTHNKQDFADAKEYRHLLRAMGEHLAQYWKDIAIAQRGIIKFWDEFGYLSANWNQPPSSELRYKRRRAMEIPTTIQCDLCLKWRTLPFQLSSVEKEYPDTWVCSMNPDPEQDRCEASEQKQKVPLGTLRKDLKTQEEKQKQLTEKIRQQQEKLEALQKTTPIRSQADLKKLPLEVTTRPSTEEPARRPQRPRSPPLPAVIKNAPSRPPSLQAPRPASQPRKAPVVSSAPKPPAVAAREEASTSRLLQPPEVPRKPANAAVKTVARPAPLVQPPSPSLLPNSKGPREVPAPRAIRTPVVKKPEPPSKLSPATPSRKRSLGVSDEEEVEEEAERRKERSKRGKFAVKEEKKDLNELSDSAGEEDSGDVKSAQKDKGLHVEVRVNREWYTGRVTAVEVGKNVVRWKVKFDYVPTDTTPRDRWNCLRYFLPPSFPISKKELSAMNSEELISFPLKEYFKQYEVGLQNLCHSYQSRADSRAKASEESLRTSERKLRETEEKLQKLRTNIVALLQKVQEESVVLALAAQHPDQEGWRWCGCQGLIPARPTDIDINTDDELDAYIEDLITKGD